The following proteins come from a genomic window of Candidatus Cloacimonas sp.:
- a CDS encoding secretin N-terminal domain-containing protein, which produces MKHITHCKCHYALILMLIFLAGISILSAQVKRDPILDTKVTFNADDATLSSVFKALSKLSNTNIVLAVDQAGTTEKEEKRVTINIKDVGIETAVSLVASSAGLSYRVIGSNTFLVGQKENIMEEMGERSNVIFLNNLDAKKVSTALQDTKGKITAIEGQNAIMVYGNRETFNEVEQLVKSIDTQQQQVEIRVRLIEVHINDAQQIGVDWSKLNHLTTILAEDPVNQYGTGLPYNYTDANGYLPHGDPTDFGVIPDEQYFQRITGLDDIGHFSRQLTAFDVTIDWLLENNAAQLLTDTRVTALSGELATMHIGEVVPFVVTDKENQLLVERSETGIILNVTPKVNQDGNITMNINPEVSSVTELVGGYVPRTKVRRVTSAVTVPNEHKIIVGGLLNSNITNKVDKIPLLGELPIIGKIFQHRYELVENTDLIIEITPRLVSMQETAPTPKLDERLTRSLIQYEEEEKEE; this is translated from the coding sequence ATGAAACACATTACACATTGTAAATGTCATTATGCGTTAATCCTGATGCTCATTTTCCTGGCAGGAATTTCTATCTTGAGCGCGCAGGTTAAAAGAGATCCTATTCTGGATACGAAAGTAACCTTCAACGCAGATGATGCAACGCTTTCCTCGGTGTTTAAAGCTCTATCTAAATTGAGCAACACAAATATCGTTCTGGCTGTTGATCAGGCAGGAACTACCGAGAAAGAAGAGAAAAGAGTTACTATTAATATCAAAGATGTAGGAATTGAAACAGCCGTTTCTCTGGTTGCGAGCTCTGCTGGCTTATCCTATCGTGTTATTGGCTCTAACACTTTTTTAGTGGGGCAAAAAGAAAACATAATGGAAGAAATGGGCGAACGGAGTAATGTTATTTTCTTGAATAATCTGGATGCTAAAAAAGTGAGCACTGCTCTCCAGGATACCAAAGGTAAAATAACTGCCATAGAAGGTCAGAATGCAATAATGGTTTACGGCAATCGGGAGACCTTTAATGAAGTGGAACAGCTGGTAAAATCAATTGATACTCAACAGCAGCAAGTGGAAATCCGAGTGCGTTTGATTGAAGTGCATATCAATGATGCTCAGCAAATTGGTGTGGATTGGAGTAAACTGAATCATTTAACAACTATTTTGGCAGAGGACCCGGTAAATCAATACGGAACCGGGCTGCCTTATAATTACACTGATGCAAACGGTTATTTGCCTCATGGCGATCCTACCGATTTTGGAGTTATACCTGATGAACAATATTTCCAACGCATTACGGGTTTGGATGATATTGGTCATTTCAGTCGTCAGCTTACTGCCTTTGATGTAACAATTGACTGGTTACTGGAAAATAATGCTGCTCAGTTGCTTACCGATACAAGAGTAACAGCTTTAAGCGGAGAACTTGCCACAATGCATATCGGTGAGGTTGTTCCATTTGTAGTTACTGATAAAGAAAATCAGTTGCTGGTTGAGCGTTCCGAAACAGGAATTATTCTAAATGTTACGCCCAAAGTTAATCAGGATGGTAATATCACGATGAACATAAATCCGGAAGTTAGCTCGGTAACTGAACTGGTAGGTGGTTATGTCCCCCGCACGAAAGTTCGCCGGGTAACTTCTGCAGTAACAGTTCCTAATGAACATAAGATTATTGTGGGTGGATTATTAAATTCCAACATCACTAATAAAGTTGATAAAATCCCTCTATTGGGTGAATTACCTATTATTGGCAAGATTTTCCAGCATCGTTATGAATTGGTGGAAAATACTGATTTAATTATAGAAATAACCCCCCGGCTTGTTTCTATGCAGGAAACTGCTCCTACACCCAAGCTGGACGAACGGTTAACTCGCTCTTTAATTCAATATGAAGAAGAAGAGAAGGAGGAGTAA
- the pilO gene encoding type 4a pilus biogenesis protein PilO has product MRERYLIFILCILLVTILFFVFTVNSINVNRNKIRTLDNKIKTAQEQLNSARIMNQQLSQFSRVIDNSLTRDASISFDEINAFKTRIGELADQRSITINKLSDSNKFSLPGLVETTYTMEMEATYVQIGQFISDLESMDNIIKIHALDISPLAVSDKEVTVANAPNRYRVTLELSVFKVKREV; this is encoded by the coding sequence ATGAGAGAAAGATACTTAATCTTCATCCTGTGCATATTGCTGGTAACCATTCTGTTCTTTGTGTTCACCGTTAACAGTATAAATGTAAACAGAAATAAGATTAGAACACTGGATAACAAAATTAAAACTGCTCAGGAACAGCTAAACAGTGCGCGCATTATGAATCAACAACTCAGCCAGTTCTCAAGGGTTATAGATAATAGTTTAACCCGCGATGCAAGTATAAGCTTTGATGAAATAAATGCCTTCAAAACCAGAATTGGCGAATTGGCAGACCAACGCTCCATTACAATTAATAAGCTATCCGATAGCAATAAGTTTTCTCTGCCCGGTCTGGTGGAAACTACCTATACTATGGAAATGGAAGCTACTTATGTGCAAATCGGACAGTTTATTTCCGATTTGGAATCAATGGATAACATCATAAAAATCCATGCCTTGGATATCAGCCCTCTGGCTGTTTCCGATAAAGAAGTTACCGTTGCCAACGCTCCAAACCGATACAGAGTAACATTAGAACTCTCTGTATTCAAAGTAAAAAGGGAGGTATAA
- the pilM gene encoding type IV pilus assembly protein PilM, translated as MKKKKQVRFKETVGIDIGSHSIKIVHLKKLHEGFKLLNYEISPTVATGTEYIPSDLLPERFGPVLSDMLNTLKINPKRIQHLVTSIGGDNTSIKQIKTIFLPDEELESALFFEAKKHIPISGTDMILDYQVISLEEKTNNMNILLAATSKDVLNEHTTTLMSVGLSPNIVDIDSLAVVNSFILNTFVEDGVYILLNLGAHRTNMIIWGPQAKLFARDIPYGGYNFTRDIMRKRQMEWEQAERHKLEFGLGDNPAMENVQTVSILDITEKSTEDAIVEEVRRSLRFYVKEAGNSDFRKIYLMGGTAKLKGLKEYIEEKVAIPTEIFMPFINVEMPEKFQDKKDPQLALAIGLAMRLE; from the coding sequence ATGAAGAAGAAAAAACAAGTTAGATTTAAGGAGACCGTGGGAATTGATATCGGTTCCCACAGTATAAAAATTGTTCACTTAAAAAAGTTGCACGAGGGTTTTAAACTGCTGAACTATGAAATAAGCCCTACAGTGGCTACCGGAACTGAATATATTCCGAGTGACCTGCTTCCCGAGCGTTTTGGACCCGTGCTTTCTGATATGCTCAATACGCTTAAAATTAACCCCAAGCGTATTCAGCATTTGGTTACTTCCATCGGAGGTGATAATACAAGCATCAAGCAGATAAAAACAATCTTTCTACCTGATGAAGAACTGGAATCAGCTCTGTTTTTTGAGGCAAAAAAACATATACCTATCAGCGGAACAGATATGATTCTGGACTATCAGGTAATTAGTTTGGAAGAGAAAACAAACAATATGAACATTCTGCTTGCAGCTACTTCCAAAGATGTATTGAATGAACATACAACCACCCTGATGAGCGTTGGTTTGTCTCCCAATATTGTAGATATTGATTCGCTGGCAGTTGTGAACAGCTTTATTCTGAATACTTTTGTGGAAGACGGGGTTTACATTTTGTTGAATTTGGGTGCTCATAGAACAAATATGATTATCTGGGGACCCCAAGCCAAATTATTTGCCCGCGATATACCTTACGGGGGATATAATTTTACCCGTGATATTATGCGTAAAAGACAGATGGAATGGGAACAGGCAGAACGGCATAAGTTGGAATTCGGTTTGGGTGATAATCCTGCTATGGAAAATGTTCAAACCGTCAGTATCCTTGATATTACAGAGAAATCTACCGAGGATGCAATTGTGGAAGAAGTTCGCCGTTCTTTGCGTTTCTATGTGAAAGAAGCGGGAAACAGTGATTTTAGGAAGATTTATTTGATGGGCGGAACTGCTAAATTGAAGGGATTGAAAGAATATATTGAAGAAAAAGTAGCAATCCCCACAGAGATATTTATGCCCTTTATCAATGTTGAAATGCCGGAAAAATTTCAAGATAAAAAAGACCCGCAGCTTGCTTTGGCAATTGGTCTGGCAATGCGACTGGAATAA
- a CDS encoding type II secretion system protein, translating into MKHRLFNEKGFTLTETVAVMAISSLLIVTAALGIGVFFRKYQELSAYVDLQKDMVSFLNVLKYGQHIGTRSSEIEFIGITSAKGLKQISMTSVPGISKGIQITPPISNLYPTDFVNYYLHDGYIKMEYKHHGTDSSSPTILFPEKKLRGKVIIEDFLISDANKNNAIFKYLPNEQLCIINVDLKAKVKIRGDEYKSVHYKTTMAMKNMERPSTTTP; encoded by the coding sequence ATGAAGCATCGGTTATTTAATGAGAAGGGATTTACATTAACAGAAACGGTTGCGGTTATGGCTATTTCTTCTCTGTTGATTGTAACAGCTGCTTTGGGAATTGGCGTATTTTTCCGTAAATATCAGGAACTGAGTGCTTATGTGGATTTACAAAAAGATATGGTTTCTTTTTTAAATGTTCTGAAATACGGTCAACACATTGGTACTCGTTCTTCCGAGATAGAATTTATAGGCATTACAAGTGCTAAAGGGCTAAAACAGATTAGTATGACATCAGTTCCGGGAATTAGTAAAGGAATACAAATTACGCCTCCCATTTCTAATTTGTATCCTACCGATTTTGTGAACTATTATTTGCACGATGGTTATATCAAAATGGAATACAAGCATCATGGCACAGATTCATCTTCTCCCACAATTCTGTTTCCTGAAAAGAAATTGAGGGGTAAAGTGATTATTGAGGACTTTTTGATTAGTGACGCCAATAAGAATAATGCTATCTTCAAGTATTTGCCAAACGAGCAATTATGCATTATAAATGTAGATCTCAAAGCCAAAGTTAAAATTAGAGGCGACGAATATAAGAGCGTCCATTATAAAACTACGATGGCAATGAAAAATATGGAAAGACCTTCTACTACAACTCCCTAA
- a CDS encoding type IV pilus twitching motility protein PilT, with translation MTIHELLRFTAEAGASDLHIAAGSHPMVRVNGRMKKLNLPMLSPEEVETLVYGVMNESQQALFKKNLEIDFSTKLSNDVRFRVNAFHQINGVSCAFRVIPNEIKSYDELHLPDILKRLTTKEKGLILVTGPTGSGKSTTLATMIDSINDSRNCHIITIEDPIEFVHRSKNSLINQRELGHDTWSFTAALRSALREDPDVILVGEMRDLETVSLALTSAETGHLVFATLHTGSCTKSIDRIIDMFPKEQQQQVRSMLSESLEAVIAQTLLPTKDGKGRVPSVEIMIANSAVRNLIREEKTYQIPSVIQASTKEGMQTRDQSLYNLVMNNLIERTIAEEFADNPKQFATGAGF, from the coding sequence TTGACAATCCATGAACTACTGCGTTTTACAGCGGAAGCAGGTGCTTCGGATCTTCATATAGCTGCCGGTTCCCATCCTATGGTACGGGTAAACGGCAGAATGAAGAAATTAAATCTGCCGATGCTAAGTCCGGAAGAAGTTGAAACACTTGTTTACGGAGTAATGAATGAATCACAACAGGCATTATTTAAAAAGAATCTGGAGATTGACTTTTCTACGAAGTTAAGCAATGATGTCCGTTTCAGGGTAAATGCTTTTCATCAGATTAACGGTGTTTCTTGTGCCTTCAGAGTGATTCCTAATGAAATTAAAAGTTATGATGAACTGCACTTGCCGGATATTTTAAAACGCCTAACCACAAAAGAAAAAGGATTGATTCTGGTTACGGGACCTACCGGAAGCGGAAAATCCACAACTTTAGCTACGATGATTGATTCTATTAATGATAGCCGTAACTGTCATATTATAACGATTGAAGACCCCATTGAATTTGTGCATCGCAGCAAAAACAGCTTAATCAATCAGCGGGAATTGGGGCATGATACCTGGAGTTTTACTGCTGCCTTAAGAAGTGCTTTGCGTGAAGACCCGGATGTTATTCTGGTGGGTGAAATGCGTGATTTGGAAACCGTTTCCCTGGCATTAACATCTGCTGAAACAGGTCACCTGGTTTTTGCTACTTTGCATACCGGCAGCTGCACAAAATCCATAGACCGAATTATAGATATGTTTCCCAAAGAACAGCAACAGCAGGTTCGTTCTATGCTTTCTGAATCGCTGGAAGCAGTTATAGCTCAAACTCTTTTGCCTACAAAAGACGGGAAGGGTCGCGTTCCTTCAGTTGAAATTATGATTGCCAATTCAGCTGTGCGTAATTTGATTCGTGAAGAAAAGACCTATCAAATTCCTTCCGTGATTCAAGCAAGTACTAAAGAAGGTATGCAAACCAGAGATCAATCCCTGTATAACCTGGTGATGAATAATTTGATTGAAAGAACGATTGCAGAGGAATTTGCAGATAATCCAAAACAATTTGCTACTGGAGCCGGTTTTTAA
- a CDS encoding prepilin-type N-terminal cleavage/methylation domain-containing protein, translating into MLRKLKNQKGFTLIEILVVVIIVAILAALAVPRYLRYVEKSRSTEAQTAINTIRKTYDIYMQTNGSTEGFTMEQALKEASLGESTIKNWKFEVVGNPPKKFIATSTQDFAGGEGKQVWYDVTDAKFHGYGVDTWTNPETGGMETD; encoded by the coding sequence ATGCTCAGGAAACTGAAAAATCAGAAGGGTTTTACCCTGATTGAAATCTTAGTAGTGGTTATTATTGTAGCCATACTGGCTGCATTAGCCGTTCCCCGCTATCTGCGTTATGTGGAAAAATCCCGTAGTACCGAAGCGCAAACGGCAATAAATACCATTCGTAAAACTTATGACATTTATATGCAAACCAACGGTTCCACCGAAGGTTTTACAATGGAACAGGCATTAAAAGAAGCCAGTTTAGGTGAAAGTACCATTAAAAACTGGAAATTTGAAGTAGTGGGCAATCCCCCGAAGAAATTTATTGCTACTTCCACTCAGGACTTTGCCGGTGGTGAAGGAAAACAGGTTTGGTATGATGTTACTGATGCTAAATTCCATGGCTATGGAGTTGACACTTGGACTAATCCCGAAACCGGAGGAATGGAAACCGACTAA